Genomic window (Paraglaciecola psychrophila 170):
GTTATTGATTTATCTGATTACACCCTGATGCCAGGTTTTATGGACATGCATACGCATATCTCTAGCCAAAACAGCGGCCCGGCTAGTTATATGGAAGCCTTCACCTTGAATGAAGCAGATTATGCAATTAAAGGTGTGATGTACGCTGAAAAAACCTTGATGGCAGGTTTTACAACAATCCGAAACTTAGGTGATGGTAACAACGAAACGGTTGCACTGAGAAATGCAATTAATAAGGGGATGGTAAAAGGTCCACGTATTTACACTGCAGCGAAATCTATTGCTACAACAGGTGGCCACTCCGATCCAACCAATGGTCGCAGTAAATCAATAATGGGCGACCCTGGGCCTCTCCAAGGTGTCATTAATGGCGAAGCTGAAGCTCGTAAAGCAGTGCGTCAACGTTATAAAGATGGCGCAGACTTAATTAAAATCACGGCAACAGGTGGTGTTTTAAGTGTAGCTAAAAGTGGTCAAAATCCTCAGTTTATGGATGATGAACTCAATGCCATTGTTGCAACGGCAAAAGACTATGGAATGACTGTCGCAGTTCATGCCCATGGTAAAGAAGGTATGTTACGCGCGATTAAAGCAGGCGTGACCTCAATTGAACACGGCACTTATATGGATGAAGAAGTGTTTAAGCAAATGAAAAAACATGGCACTTATTATGTACCGACCATCATGGCTGGTAAATGGGTAGCTGAGAAAGCCAAAATTGATGGTTTCTTTCCCGAACTTGTAAGACCTAAGGCAGCCGCAATTGGCCCCCTTATTCAACAAACTCTTGCTAACGCCTACAAAGCAGGGCTGAAAATTGCATTTGGTACTGACTCTGGTGTTTCGGCTCACGGTGACAATGCCTTAGAGTTTGTATTTATGGTTGAAGCAGGTATGAAGCCCATTGAAGCAATACGTAGTGCCACCCAAAACGCAGCTGACTTGCTCAATATCAGCGATACTGTAGGCACCATAGAAGTCGGTAAACTAGCAGATTTAGTTGCTGTTAAAGGTGACCCTTTAAAGCAAATTTCACTTTTACAAAATATGAACTTTGTAATGAAAGACGGCGTGGTTTACAAGAATATGTAGGTTGACACCAAGCCTTATTACAACGATTTTGTATATATTAAATAAGTGTCTTTCAGAATTTTAAAAAACTTTAAATGGAGATATTTTGGTGAAAAAATTTCTTTCTATATTACTGCTTGCAGCAAGCGCCAGTTCAATAGCGGCAGATAGCTTTGATGCCACAGCAGAGAAAATTAAATCAGCGTTAAAAGCTGAAATCAGAACTGAAGTTGAAACCGACCGAGACAGCAACCGAAAAGCACTTCAGACGTTGGATTTTTTTGAACTTCGTGACGATATGAAAATTATTGAGCTTATTCCTGGTGGAGGCTGGTATACCAAAATTCTGGCACCCGTGGTCAGTGCTAAAGGCGAATATTATGCTGCTTTGGGTACTGGACGTATCGAAAATTTACTTAAAGAGCCTGGGTTTGAAAAAATCAAAATTGTCGCAGAAAACGCTAAACTTTATCGTAAAGATGGAGAGCGTTTTTATTCTTTAGAAGCAGACACTCTTGGGGTAAAAAATCTTGATATGGTGTTGACGTTTCGCAACTATCATAACTTTGGAGAAGAAGGTCGCCGCAATATGAATAAACTGGCCTTTGAGTCGCTCAAGCCAGGTGGTGTTTATGCCTTAGTAGATCATACTTCTCGACATATGGAAGAACAAAATCCTGCTAACCGTCGCCGTATTGATCCTGTCCTTGCCATCAAAGAAATCCAAGAAGCTGGATTTGAATTTGTTGATTATAGCGACCTACATTACCGCGCTGATGACGAGTTACGTTACGAAGTAGGGGTTAAATCTGTTTCTGGAAATTCCGACCGCTGGACCATAAAGTTCCGTAAACCAAATTAAACATGACGGTGTTCGTTAAGATAAAAGATCGCTAAGTTAGCGACCTTTTTTGATCACGTATTGATAAGGAGATGTGACACTCTGGACATCCACTAATTCATGATCCATAAAACGGCAAAAACTGGGGATATCGCGGGTAGTGGAGTGATCGTCAGCTGTCACAGCTAACGTTTCACCCACGTTCATTTCTCGAATTTTTAAACGTACCATCATCACAGGCTCTGGGCAGAGTAAACCTAAAGCATCTAATTGATAATCAGCAGATTCGAATCGACTTAAATCTTTCACTTGCTAACTAAATCCCATAGTCCAAACGATATTGCTGGATATTAGCTAAGTGCTCAGCCATATCTGCTTTATCACTCAGATAATCAACCAAATCAGCTAAACTGACGATAGAAATCACCCTAGTATCAAAATCACGCTCAACTTCTTGAATGGCCGATAACTCACCTTGCCCCTTTTCTTGCCTATCTAAAGCAATCAGAACCCCTGCAAGTTGGGCATTATTGGCTGCGATCAGTTGCATAGACTCACGAATAGCCGTACCGGCGGTAATTACGTCGTCCACCAGCATGATTTTACCCGCAAGCGGGCTACCGACTAAATTACCGCCTTCACCATGGGTTTTCGTTTCTTTGCGATTAAAGCAATAAGGCTTATCTACATTATGTTTATCTGCTAACGCCACTGCCGTAGAAGTAGCAATAGGAATGCCTTTGTACGCAGGGCCAAATAACACATCGTATTCAATACCTGATGTTTGCAACGTTTGCGCGTAAAACTGTCCCAATTTGGCCAAGTCGCCACCGGTATTAAATAAACCCGCGTTGAAAAAATAGGGGCTAATTCGACCTGACTTAAGAGTAAACTGACCAAATTTCAAAACATTCCGAGCTAGAGCAAATTCAATAAAAGCACGTTGATAATCTTGCATGATGACGTCCTAGTTTAAAGCTAACTTTTGCTCGTCGAACAACTCACGAATACCATTTTTCGCCAATTCCAACATTTCATTTAGCTCGTTATAATCAAAAGGTTCGCCCTCTGCAGTGCCTTGCACTTCGATAAATTTGCCGGTGTCGGTCATCACTACGTTCATATCAGTTTCAGCATCAGAATCTTCAAGATATTCTAAATCGGCAATAGCGGTGCCTTTGTAAACACCTACAGACAAAGCTGCAATCATATGTTTAATGGGATTAGTTTTGAGAATACCTTTAGCACGCATCCAACTAAGTGCATCAGCCAAAGCCACGCATGCACCTGTAATCGAAGCAGTACGTGTACCGCCATCAGCTTGAATAACATCACAATCAACAATAATAGTGTTTTCGCCTAGCAACTTTAAATCGACTGCTGCACGCAATGAACGTGCGATTAAACGCTGAATTTCAAGAGTACGTCCACCTTGTTTGCCACGAGCGGCTTCACGATCAGAACGAGTATGCGTAGCCCTTGGCAACATACTGTATTCTGCGGTTACCCAGCCTTTACCTTGGCCTTTCATAAAACGAGGCACACCTTCAGTTACTGAGGCATTACACAACACCTTAGTATTACCAAACTCAATCAATACTGAGCCTTCTGCATGACAGGTAAAATTGCGGGTAATAGTAACGGGGCGAATTTGACTGGCGGTTCTTCCACTTGGACGCATGATTTTCTCCTAAATAATAGTGAACGGAATTATAGAGGCTTCCGTGTAAATTATCTTAAGTTTTAAACAATTAATTGCCCTAGACCCTCGCTCCCAGTTTCAACAGGGGTATAATACAATTAACTAAGACAATGGAAGATTTCAATGATTTACAGTATGACTGCTTTTGCCCGCCGCGAACTTAAAGCCGATTGGGGCACAGCTGTGTGGGAAGTGCGCTCCGTTAACCAACGATTTCTTGAAACCTACTTCCGTCTTCCTGAGCAATTTAAAAGCATGGAGCCCCTGCTACGCGAACGTTTTCGTAAACAATTACAACGCGGCAAAGTGGAATGTTCATTACGTTTTATAGCAAACGACGCGTCAGTAGGTAACCTTAACTTAAACGAAAGTTTAGCTAAACAGGTAATGAAAGCCGCTGATTGGGTGCAATCTCATGGCCAGTCTGCCGGTGTAAATCCTCTTGATGTATTGCGCTGGCCTGGTGTGATTTCAGCCGAAGAGAATGACATGGATAGTATTCAAGCCGAAGTACTTGCTGAATTTGACTTAACGCTCACAGATTTTATCGCCTCACGCGCCACCGAAGGCAGCAACCTCAAAACGATGATCGAACAACGTTTAGATGGTATTAATGGCGAAGTTGAAAAAGTCACAGCCCACATGC
Coding sequences:
- a CDS encoding metal-dependent hydrolase family protein, which encodes MKNKILKSALALATLGQLFLTSAAIATTEVPVTIIHAGSLIDSTSDKVIKNASVIITDNKITAINEGFTSGSSEDTVIDLSDYTLMPGFMDMHTHISSQNSGPASYMEAFTLNEADYAIKGVMYAEKTLMAGFTTIRNLGDGNNETVALRNAINKGMVKGPRIYTAAKSIATTGGHSDPTNGRSKSIMGDPGPLQGVINGEAEARKAVRQRYKDGADLIKITATGGVLSVAKSGQNPQFMDDELNAIVATAKDYGMTVAVHAHGKEGMLRAIKAGVTSIEHGTYMDEEVFKQMKKHGTYYVPTIMAGKWVAEKAKIDGFFPELVRPKAAAIGPLIQQTLANAYKAGLKIAFGTDSGVSAHGDNALEFVFMVEAGMKPIEAIRSATQNAADLLNISDTVGTIEVGKLADLVAVKGDPLKQISLLQNMNFVMKDGVVYKNM
- a CDS encoding YicC/YloC family endoribonuclease, with amino-acid sequence MIYSMTAFARRELKADWGTAVWEVRSVNQRFLETYFRLPEQFKSMEPLLRERFRKQLQRGKVECSLRFIANDASVGNLNLNESLAKQVMKAADWVQSHGQSAGVNPLDVLRWPGVISAEENDMDSIQAEVLAEFDLTLTDFIASRATEGSNLKTMIEQRLDGINGEVEKVTAHMPEVIKWQREKIQARFEDAKIELDPARVEQEMVMLAQKVDVAEELDRLLSHISETQKILKKGGAVGRRLDFMMQEFNRESNTLGSKSINTDITQSAVELKVLIEQMREQIANIE
- a CDS encoding class I SAM-dependent methyltransferase, translating into MVKKFLSILLLAASASSIAADSFDATAEKIKSALKAEIRTEVETDRDSNRKALQTLDFFELRDDMKIIELIPGGGWYTKILAPVVSAKGEYYAALGTGRIENLLKEPGFEKIKIVAENAKLYRKDGERFYSLEADTLGVKNLDMVLTFRNYHNFGEEGRRNMNKLAFESLKPGGVYALVDHTSRHMEEQNPANRRRIDPVLAIKEIQEAGFEFVDYSDLHYRADDELRYEVGVKSVSGNSDRWTIKFRKPN
- the rph gene encoding ribonuclease PH, yielding MRPSGRTASQIRPVTITRNFTCHAEGSVLIEFGNTKVLCNASVTEGVPRFMKGQGKGWVTAEYSMLPRATHTRSDREAARGKQGGRTLEIQRLIARSLRAAVDLKLLGENTIIVDCDVIQADGGTRTASITGACVALADALSWMRAKGILKTNPIKHMIAALSVGVYKGTAIADLEYLEDSDAETDMNVVMTDTGKFIEVQGTAEGEPFDYNELNEMLELAKNGIRELFDEQKLALN
- the tusA gene encoding sulfurtransferase TusA — translated: MKDLSRFESADYQLDALGLLCPEPVMMVRLKIREMNVGETLAVTADDHSTTRDIPSFCRFMDHELVDVQSVTSPYQYVIKKGR
- the pyrE gene encoding orotate phosphoribosyltransferase, translated to MQDYQRAFIEFALARNVLKFGQFTLKSGRISPYFFNAGLFNTGGDLAKLGQFYAQTLQTSGIEYDVLFGPAYKGIPIATSTAVALADKHNVDKPYCFNRKETKTHGEGGNLVGSPLAGKIMLVDDVITAGTAIRESMQLIAANNAQLAGVLIALDRQEKGQGELSAIQEVERDFDTRVISIVSLADLVDYLSDKADMAEHLANIQQYRLDYGI